Proteins from a genomic interval of Musa acuminata AAA Group cultivar baxijiao chromosome BXJ1-9, Cavendish_Baxijiao_AAA, whole genome shotgun sequence:
- the LOC103998830 gene encoding MYB31 transcription factor31 — protein MGRSPCCERAHTNKGAWTKEEDDRLIAYIRAHGEGCWRSLPKAAGLLRCGKSCRLRWINYLRPDLKRGNFTEEEDELIIKLHSLLGNKWSLIAGKLAGRTDNEIKNYWNTHIRKKLLSMGVDPATHRPIHDSAATITAVSVGRTEEKAAGFGREQERSGEEETSARRQHHRPPKCPDLNLELCISPPFQQAPLHPI, from the exons ATGGGAAGGTCTCCGTGCTGCGAGAGAGCGCACACCAACAAGGGAGCGTGGACCAAGGAGGAAGACGACCGCCTCATCGCCTACATCAGAGCCCACGGCGAGGGCTGCTGGCGCTCGCTCCCCAAGGCCGCCGGTCTTCTCCGCTGCGGCAAGAGCTGCCGCCTCCGGTGGATCAACTACCTTCGGCCCGACCTCAAGCGTGGAAACTTCACCGAGGAGGAAGACGAGCTCATCATCAAGCTCCACAGCCTTCTCGGTAACAA ATGGTCTCTGATCGCCGGAAAGTTAGCTGGGAGaacggacaacgagatcaagaactactggaacacgcaCATCAGGAAGAAGCTGCTGAGCATGGGGGTGGATCCTGCCACCCACCGGCCGATCCACGACAGCGCCGCGACCATAACCGCCGTCTCCGTCGGGAGAACAGAGGAGAAGGCTGCTGGTTTTGGACGTGAGCAGGAGAGGAGCGGCGAGGAGGAGACATCGGCACGGCGGCAGCACCATCGACCACCGAAGTGTCCAGACCTCAACTTGGAGCTTTGCATAAGCCCTCCGTTCCAACAAGCTCCTTTGCACCCCATCTAA
- the LOC135585102 gene encoding seipin-2-like isoform X1, with protein MDLREIHHDDDKDDEDKVEADSASDIYFDALDSFIESDDDGEIFFDLPPSLHLESASTPLDVLPSSASTLRRRRQPPPEGTDPAPKANLDSPADTQPKIELDMKRRVLGSDTPASSAITSDQVSAGGRDGRPGVSRESGATSRARDNEVAAADSGSVPPWCILEFSADLVIKAVFFQMTLLVSFVKTTFWLFQCSFLCVTDPLGTLYRARDGAKARVSEACKSLYENILPLMFGRLIRQRETWKLVVMLTWGFFWSLYVCLLLFGILAASFLGASLIMSRVVEEPIQMTEELSFDYTKTSPEALVPIVPCVGCLVSSKEFSIVTHEFRRLAPPNQKLQLTISLTLPESDYNRNLGVFQVRVELLTINGNITSSSRQPCILRFKSSHIRFVETFLKSMFLLAGYSSETQVLSLRMRGLTEGTKPTICVRVTLEQRAEFRPGAGIPEIYSASMKLEVELPFFKRMIWNWRKTVFIWTSMMLFIMQLLILLVCCRPVIFPRGRSNGGTPRRP; from the exons ATGGACCTGCGAGAAATCCACCACGACGACGACAAGGATGACGAGGACAAGGTCGAAGCCGACTCCGCCTCCGATATCTACTTCGACGCCCTTGATTCCTTCATCGAGTCTGACGACGACGGCGAAATTTTCTTCGATTTGCCCCCGTCTCTCCACCTTGAATCGGCCTCCACCCCCCTCGACGTTTTGCCTTCATCAGCATCGACCCTCCGCCGGCGTCGCCAGCCGCCCCCCGAGGGAACCGACCCCGCCCCTAAAGCGAACTTGGATTCCCCCGCCGACACGCAGCCGAAGATTGAGCTCGATATGAAGCGACGGGTATTGGGTTCGGATACTCCGGCTTCTTCTGCTATCACCTCGGATCAGGTTAGTGccggaggacgagatggacgcccGGGGGTTTCTAGGGAATCCGGAGCGACGAGCCGTGCCCGTGATAACGAGGTAGCGGCAGCTGACTCTGGATCGGTGCCGCCCTGGTGCATCTTGGAGTTTTCAGCTGATCTGGTGATCAAAGCTGTCTTCTTTCAGATGACTTTGCTGGTCAGCTTCGTCAAGACAACCTTTTGGTTGTTTCAGTGCTCTTTCTTATGCGTCACAGATCCTCTCGGCACTCTTTACCGAGCAAGGGATGGGGCAAAGGCAAGGGTTTCGGAAGCATGTAAGAGTTTGTACGAGAATATTCTCCCGCTGATGTTCGGAAGATTAATTAGACAGCGGGAAACGTGGAAATTGGTGGTGATGTTGACATGGGGGTTCTTCTGGTCTCTCTATGTATGTCTCTTGTTGTTTGGGATTTTGGCAGCCTCTTTCTTAGGAGCGAGTCTGATCATGAGCCGGGTGGTGGAAGAGCCCATACAGATGACCGAGGAATTGAGTTTTGATTACACAAAAACCAGCCCGGAAGCTCTTGTGCCAATTGTTCCTTGCGTTGGTTGCTTGGTTTCCAGCAAAGAATTCAGCATTGTGACCCATGAATTTCGGCGGCTGGCGCCTCCAAATCAAAAGCTGCAGCTTACCATTTCATTGACTCTGCCAGAATCGGATTACAACAGAAATCTTGGGGTCTTTCAG GTCAGGGTGGAACTTCTAACTATAAATGGCAACATCACATCCAGTTCACGTCAACCATGCATACTTCGCTTCAAGAGCTCTCACATTCGCTTCGTAGAGACTTTCCTTAAATCCATGTTTCTGTTAGCAGGCTATTCTTCTGAAACACAGGTTCTGAGTTTAAGAATGAGAGGCCTTACTGAAGGAACTAAACCAACCATATGCGTAAGGGTCACACTAGAGCAGAGAGCAGAGTTTAGGCCTGGTGCTGGTATCCCTGAAATTTATTCTGCATCTATGAAACTTGAGGTTGAGCTTCCTTTCTTTAAGAGGATGATATGGAACTGGAGGAAGACTGTCTTCATCTGGACCAGTATGATGTTATTTATCATGCAGTTGCTGATTCTTCTTGTATGTTGCAGACCTGTTATATTTCCCAGGGGAAGATCTAATGGTGGTACTCCTAGGAGACCATAG
- the LOC135585102 gene encoding seipin-2-like isoform X2, with the protein MDLREIHHDDDKDDEDKVEADSASDIYFDALDSFIESDDDGEIFFDLPPSLHLESASTPLDVLPSSASTLRRRRQPPPEGTDPAPKANLDSPADTQPKIELDMKRRVLGSDTPASSAITSDQVSAGGRDGRPGVSRESGATSRARDNEVAAADSGSVPPWCILEFSADLVIKAVFFQMTLLVSFVKTTFWLFQCSFLCVTDPLGTLYRARDGAKARVSEACKSLYENILPLMFGRLIRQRETWKLVVMLTWGFFWSLYVCLLLFGILAASFLGASLIMSRVVEEPIQMTEELSFDYTKTSPEALVPIVPCVGCLVSSKEFSIVTHEFRRLAPPNQKLQLTISLTLPESDYNRNLGVFQCQAIKRKVKERNQLYACHKRNSGSFVELLLPPFCNSMCLVIIIYIDLITFI; encoded by the exons ATGGACCTGCGAGAAATCCACCACGACGACGACAAGGATGACGAGGACAAGGTCGAAGCCGACTCCGCCTCCGATATCTACTTCGACGCCCTTGATTCCTTCATCGAGTCTGACGACGACGGCGAAATTTTCTTCGATTTGCCCCCGTCTCTCCACCTTGAATCGGCCTCCACCCCCCTCGACGTTTTGCCTTCATCAGCATCGACCCTCCGCCGGCGTCGCCAGCCGCCCCCCGAGGGAACCGACCCCGCCCCTAAAGCGAACTTGGATTCCCCCGCCGACACGCAGCCGAAGATTGAGCTCGATATGAAGCGACGGGTATTGGGTTCGGATACTCCGGCTTCTTCTGCTATCACCTCGGATCAGGTTAGTGccggaggacgagatggacgcccGGGGGTTTCTAGGGAATCCGGAGCGACGAGCCGTGCCCGTGATAACGAGGTAGCGGCAGCTGACTCTGGATCGGTGCCGCCCTGGTGCATCTTGGAGTTTTCAGCTGATCTGGTGATCAAAGCTGTCTTCTTTCAGATGACTTTGCTGGTCAGCTTCGTCAAGACAACCTTTTGGTTGTTTCAGTGCTCTTTCTTATGCGTCACAGATCCTCTCGGCACTCTTTACCGAGCAAGGGATGGGGCAAAGGCAAGGGTTTCGGAAGCATGTAAGAGTTTGTACGAGAATATTCTCCCGCTGATGTTCGGAAGATTAATTAGACAGCGGGAAACGTGGAAATTGGTGGTGATGTTGACATGGGGGTTCTTCTGGTCTCTCTATGTATGTCTCTTGTTGTTTGGGATTTTGGCAGCCTCTTTCTTAGGAGCGAGTCTGATCATGAGCCGGGTGGTGGAAGAGCCCATACAGATGACCGAGGAATTGAGTTTTGATTACACAAAAACCAGCCCGGAAGCTCTTGTGCCAATTGTTCCTTGCGTTGGTTGCTTGGTTTCCAGCAAAGAATTCAGCATTGTGACCCATGAATTTCGGCGGCTGGCGCCTCCAAATCAAAAGCTGCAGCTTACCATTTCATTGACTCTGCCAGAATCGGATTACAACAGAAATCTTGGGGTCTTTCAG TGCCAAGCAATTAAAAGGAAGGTAAAAGAGAGAAATCAGCTATATGCTTGTCATAAAAG GAATTCTGGTAGTTTTGTGGAACTCTTGCTTCCTCCTTTCTGCAACTCGATGTGCTTGgtcattataatttatattgaccTGATCACATTCATATGA